AAGATTCTTTAGAGTTAGTTGCCCGATTCTTTTTCAACACATTGATAATTGTTATCATTGTACGATATATTTATTATCCGATATCCAAACGTAAAGATTACTTATTTACCTACACTTTGATTGCTACGGTTATTTTCCTTTTATGCTTTATGCTTGAGAATGTTAAACTTCAATTAGGATTTGCACTCGGATTATTTGCAATATTTGGAATTATTCGTTACAGAACACAGCAAATAAAAATTAAAGAAATGACTTATTTGTTCATAGTAATTGGTGTTTCTGTAATAAATGCACTTGCTAATAAAAAAATAAGTTATACTGAACTCCTATTTAGTAATGTTGCAATAATAACAGTTACTTATTTATTAGAAAAGAGAATGCTATTAAGACATGAATCACGTAAAGTTATTGATTATGAGAAAATTGATCTTATTAAACCTGAGAAAAGAAAAGAATTATTAGCAGACCTTGAAAACAGAACAGGATTAAAAATAAAAAGAATAGAGATAGGTAAAATCAATTTTTTAAGAGATATTGCAAGAATTAGATTGTATTATTATGAAGATGAAATAAATTATGCTGACGATGTTGATGATTATGATAATAGAGATGATGATGATGATTAAAATAAAATAAAATTTTGAAAACAAAAAACACATACACTAAAGTATTACTGATAATTACTATTGTTTT
This genomic interval from Bacteroidota bacterium contains the following:
- a CDS encoding DUF4956 domain-containing protein yields the protein MINFIQTFLLDVELFNIDLIDVEDSLELVARFFFNTLIIVIIVRYIYYPISKRKDYLFTYTLIATVIFLLCFMLENVKLQLGFALGLFAIFGIIRYRTQQIKIKEMTYLFIVIGVSVINALANKKISYTELLFSNVAIITVTYLLEKRMLLRHESRKVIDYEKIDLIKPEKRKELLADLENRTGLKIKRIEIGKINFLRDIARIRLYYYEDEINYADDVDDYDNRDDDDD